Below is a window of Caldichromatium japonicum DNA.
TCGGCTACACTAACCGCTAATGTCAGATCAAGAAAGCGAGTGTGTGGTTTATCCATACTGAACGAGAGTGCCAAGATGATAAAAGGCGTTCAATAGGAATGGAATCCAACCCTACTTTCTACGAATGTATGAGAAATAAAAGCATTCGAACGGGGTTATTTGGCAAAACGGAAGGAATTTTTTATACTCCAACCAAGCCGCACGACGTCTAGGACGTTAGGCCGGGGGATGGTTAAAACCATGTACATCCGGCAGTGTTGCGGCTTCATTTCTTGCGCTTGTACATTGTGAAGGGCACGACATACCGCCTTCGCACTTCAAGCACAATTCTATAGACAAAAACCCCATCTCCCGCCTCGGCCTCAATACGCATTGCGCCATTCCTTGAGCGCGCAGGCGTACCAAGTTTGATCGAAAGCGCGTTTTTGATCAAATCGCCTATCTTCAGCAAATCCTCAACTGTGATCGGTTCTTGCCCACGCAAGCGCTCTTTATCAAGACCATGGCTATCATGAATATATAGCACATAATCGTGATCCAGCGCGAAGTCTCGCGTTCGGGGTTTAACGCCAAGTGTTTCTAGCGCTGCTGCGATGCCACCAGATAAGCTTTTCAACACTAAAGGCGATTGCTTCGCCTGCCTATTGCGATATGTGCAAAAGCGTCTGCAGTTAGCAAGCAGGCGGGTGGTCATGGTAAGAGGTTGATTGCGAGATCGACCTTGAACCCTGAAGGAGTGCAAACCATGACCACAGGCAAGATTAAGAGGAAGTTGTCGGCAGTGGAAGCGGTGGCGGGCGACCGTGACCTGAAGGAGGCGCTGCTGAAGGAGGCGCTCTAGGCAAGTGCTGGAAGGCGAGATGACCGAATTTCTGGGGGCGGCGCCGGGCGAACGGACAGAGCGTCGCAACGGCTAGCGTGCTGGCGACTCAAGCCGCGGTCTGGTGACTCGGATCGGCAAGCTGGAGTTGCGCGTGCCGCGGGACCGGAGCGGCGAATTCTCCACGGCCTTGTTCGAGCGCGATGCCAGGAGCGAGAAGGCCCTGGTGGCGGCCTTGGCCGAAAGGTATGTGCAAGGCGTCTCCACCCGCAAGGTCAAGGTTATCACCGAAGAGCTCTGTGGCCACAGCTTTTCGGCCAGTGCCATCAGCAGCATCAACAAAGGGCTTGACGAGTCACTGGCGCGGTTTGCCAACCGCCCCCTGGACGAAGAGCCTATCCTTACCTGATCCTCGATGCCCGTTACGAGAAAGTACGGGATGCGGGCGTGATCAGCCACCGGGCGGTACTGATCGCCATCGGCATCAATTGGGAAGGACAACGACAGGTGTTGGCCGTCGAACTGGCCAATCGGGAAAGCCAGAGCAGCTGGAAGGACTTCCTGACCCGCCTGAAGGAGCGTGGCCTGTCCGGTGTCGAATTCGTCGTTGTCCTTCGACCATGCGGGCCTCAAGAAAGCTATCCGCAAGGTGCTGACCGAAGCCGCCTGGCAGCGCTGCTCTGTGCATTTCCTTGAGGATGCCCTGGACGACCTGCCTCGGCGCGCGGACGACGATTGTCTTCAGGAGCTACGCTGGATTTACGACCGCCGCGACATCCAGGAGGCCCATCGTGACCTCTCGGCCTGGATCGCCAAATGGGCGGGCAAGTATCCGAAACGGGTCGATTGGGTGGAAGCGAACATCACCGAGACGCTGACCTTCTACCGATTGCCGCGCGCCCACCACAAGCACATGAAGCGCACGAACATGCTGGAGCGGCTCAACGAGGAGATCAAGCGCCGCACTCGCGTGGTGCGGATCTTCTCTAACGCCGAGTCCTGCCTGCGGCTGATCCGCGCGCTGTGCGTCGAAACCCACGAGGCGTGGCTTAAGGACAGCCGTTACCTGAACAGGATGCTGCTCGCGGAGCAGAAAAAGGAGGCATTGCGACTGGCCGCCTGAGGCAACCGCGCAGTTGGCGCCGCTGCGGGCTACGCCCGTTGTGCCGCCAACTGCGCAAACAGGATCAACCATTTACCCGACCACGATTTTGCACAACTTGACGCACACAACTCAGACGCCTTTCCTGCAAGGTTGAGGCGGCCAAGGTCGGGGCTGGGTTTGCGCCAAGGGCCAGACTGCCAAAAGGCACAAGGCTTCCGATCTTGAAGAATCGAAGGAAATCCTCTGCGATGTTGGCAAGGCTGCACAATGTCCGAGCGGACTTCACACATAAGCTCACGACCCGGCTCTGCCGCGAAAACCAAGGGGTGGTGATTGAGGATTTGAACGTCAAGGGCATGCTGGCGAACGAACGGCTTGCCCGCGCCATCAGCGACCTGGGCTTTGGCATGTTCTGCTTGCAGATGGAATACAAGGGGAAATGCTACGGCGTCTGGTTGGTTTTAGCTGATCGCTGGGATCCGAGCAGCCGCCTGTGTTCGGTCTGTGGTTGGGAGAATGAGATGTTGGCGTTGAAGGATCGGGAATGGACGTGTCCTCAATGCGGCACGCGCCATGATCGGGACATCAATGCCGCGCTCAATCTCAAACGGCTGGCAACCGCAACTGCCCTACCCGTGGCGAGTCCGTCCGGTAACGGCGGAGCTACAGCAGAGAGGGTCTCTGCCGTAGTCGGGAAAGTCACGCCTGTCAGAGACGAATGCGCTCCGCATTCGGGGCAGGAAGAGCACAGTGCGCCTGTTTGCGCACTGTCTTGAGAGCGGAGACTGCCAGCGTTGAGGCGAGGCAAGGTGATAGGACCTCGCTGGCCGGCACTCAAAGGTCTTACTTACCGATACAGAAGCTCGCAAAGATGCGATCCAAAAGGTCCTCGCTGCTGAACTTGCCGGTGATCTCCCCCAGCGACTGCTGGGCCGCTCGCAGTTCCTCGGCGACCAACTCAGGGCTTTGTCCCGCGGCGAGATGCTCAGATGCGGCAAGAAGCGAGCCCTTAGCGCGTCTTAGGGCATCGAGATGACGGCGCCTGG
It encodes the following:
- a CDS encoding RNA-guided endonuclease InsQ/TnpB family protein codes for the protein MLARLHNVRADFTHKLTTRLCRENQGVVIEDLNVKGMLANERLARAISDLGFGMFCLQMEYKGKCYGVWLVLADRWDPSSRLCSVCGWENEMLALKDREWTCPQCGTRHDRDINAALNLKRLATATALPVASPSGNGGATAERVSAVVGKVTPVRDECAPHSGQEEHSAPVCALS